A genome region from Penicillium psychrofluorescens genome assembly, chromosome: 3 includes the following:
- a CDS encoding uncharacterized protein (ID:PFLUO_004308-T1.cds;~source:funannotate) gives MADVASIPEHRSDRLPNYQRLIDNILYDHPSIQQPSSLLDKLPAELLHQILSHLPAADLACVSSTCRVLAEHGSNDLLWAELVNSHLSHRIHDPGPFPSFRRLFLAHYPYWFLPRNKIWFADNEHTGTLILARYDNRRGVIEAYRLVAERREPLFHIWESNPDVMIQSFTPKVSLWLDDPILLLRDADPTSSAAEWQSDPAKRRMPIALESQRTFSSFSFCDNQSSSQHTLGADQLWPPTIIPSDHRAQRDVNNQKVQNPQRFSDISDKAFRMKRWANFSRMQMNIVLSPGHQERLLTYGTLDPKLYTPTKQKPYQGIWVGDYSAHGCEFLLFLQRDPPASTLSRETIAADGDEEHETSETDASGIVHQGGLEAIKLTGDPNVPRGEITFVAEDIGPRGLVRIAEDEPYKGARIVRCLGHVAGIGFRDDTFITSQIILISTDYMAHYWEEMGHISYFRRVDIDALMRT, from the exons ATGGCCGATGTGGCTTCTATCCCCGAG CATCGGAGCGACCGCCTCCCTAACTACCAGCGCTTGATAGACAACATCCTCTACGACCACCCATCTATCCAACAGCCATCCTCATTGCTGGACAAATTGCCCGCAGAACTCCTTCATCAGATCCTCTCCCATCTCCCCGCCGCAGATCTCGCTTGCGTGTCCTCCACCTGCCGTGTTCTGGCCGAGCACGGGTCGAACGACCTGTTGTGGGCGGAGTTGGTCAACTCACATCTATCGCACCGGATCCACGACCCAGGACCGTTCCCTTCATTTCGCCgtctcttcctcgcgcaCTACCCTTACTGGTTTCTTCCTCGGAACAAGATCTGGTTCGCGGACAACGAGCACACGGGCACTCTGATTCTGGCTCGCTATGATAATCGACGAGGCGTGATTGAAGCGTACCGGCTTGTTGCTGAGCGACGAGAGCCACTGTTTCATATCTGGGAATCCAACCCGGACGTCATGATCCAGTCGTTCACCCCCAAAGTCAGCTTGTGGCTGGACGACCCGATCTTGCTGCTGAGAGATGCCGATCCAACGAGCTCCGCAGCGGAGTGGCAGTCGGACCCGGCCAAGCGCCGTATGCCTATTGCCTTGGAGTCGCAGCGGACATTTAGTTCATTTTCATTTTGCGACAACCAATCTTCCTCTCAGCATACTCTGGGTGCAGACCAGCTCTGGCCCCCTACGATCATCCCCTCTGATCACCGCGCCCAGCGAGATGTCAACAATCAAAAGGTGCAGAATCCCCAACGCTTTTCCGATATTTCGGACAAGGCGTTCCGCATGAAACGATGGGCGAACTTCTCCAGGATGCAAATGAACATCGTCCTGTCGCCGGGCCATCAGGAAAGACTGTTGACGTACGGGACCCTCGACCCGAAGCTTTATACTCCGACCAAGCAAAAACCTTACCAGGGGATCTGGGTGGGGGACTATTCGGCCCACGGGTGTGAATTCCTTCTGTTTCTCCAACGAGACCCACCGGCATCCACTCTGTCCCGAGAAACGATTGCCGCTGACGGTGACGAGGAACATGAAACCAGCGAAACTGATGCCTCTGGTATTGTGCATCAGGGTGGACTTGAAGCGATCAAGCTGACCGGCGACCCTAACGTTCCCCGCGGAGAAATAACCTTTGTGGCCGAGGACATCGGACCCAGAGGTCTCGTGCGCATAGCAGAAGACGAGCCCTACAAAGGTGCGCGTATTGTACGCTGCCTGGGACATGTCGCCGGCATCGGATTCCGTGACG ACACCTTCATCACATCACagatcatcctcatctccaCCGACTACATGGCCCATTAttgggaggagatgggcCACATCTCTTATTTCCGACGTGTTGATATCGATGCCCTGATGCGGACATGA
- a CDS encoding uncharacterized protein (ID:PFLUO_004309-T1.cds;~source:funannotate) has protein sequence MAATSSLDHLSNPSKMLWHSKLNTEMVPMKNFRRTSIICTIGPKTNAVDKINALRTAGLNVVRMNFSHGSYEYHQSVIDNSREAARVQTGRPLAIALDTKGPEIRTGNTVGDQDIPIKAGTELNITTDEQYATASDDKNMFLDYTNITKVIAPGKLIYVDDGILSFEVVKVVDDKTLRVKCLNNGNISSRKGVNLPGTDVDLPALSEKDIADLKFGVKNKVDMIFASFIRRGSDIHHIREVLGEEGKEIQIIAKIENQQGVNNFDEILDATDGVMVARGDLGIEIPAPKVFLAQKMMISKCNMAGKPVICATQMLESMTYNPRPTRAEVSDVANAVLDGADCVMLSGETAKGNYPCEAVTMMHDTCLLAEVAIPHFQVFDELRTLAPRPTETSESIAMAAVSASLELNAGAIVVLTTSGKTARLLSKYRPVCPILMVTRNARASRYSHLYRGVWPFLFPENKPDFNVKIWQEDVDRRLKWGIGHALKMGLINKGDPIVCVQGWRGGMGHTNTVRVVPAEENLGLDPELN, from the exons ATGGCGGCCACTAGTTCCCTTGACCACCTCTCCAACCCTTCCAAGATGTTGTGGCACTCCAAGCTCAACACGGAGATGGTCCCCATGAAGAACTTCCGCCGCACCTCCATCATCTGCACCATTG GACCCAAGACCAATGCCGTCGACAAGATCAACGCCCTCCGCACAG CTGGTCTCAATGTCGTTCGTATGAACTTCTCGCACGGCTCATATGAG TATCACCAATCCGTCATCGACAACTCTCGCGAGGCTGCGCGCGTCCAGACCGGTCGCCCTCTCGCCATTGCCCTCGACACCAAGGGCCCCGAGATCCGCACGGGTAACACCGTCGGCGACCAGGACATCCCGATTAAGGCGGGCACGGAGCTCAACATCACGACCGATGAGCAATACGCCACTGCGAGCGACGACAAGAACAT GTTCCTCGACTACACGAACATCACCAAGGTGATTGCCCCCGGCAAGCTCATCTATGTGGACGACGGCATTCTGTCGTTCGAAGTGGTCAAGGTGGTGGACGACAAGACCCTGCGGGTCAAGTGTCTGAACAACGGCAACATTTCCTCGCGCAAGGGTGTCAACCTGCCCGGCACCGACGTAGACCTCCCCGCCCTGTCGGAAAAGGACATTGCCGATCTGAAGTTCGGCGTCAAGAACAAGGTCGATATGATCTTTGCTTCGTTCATCCGTCGCGGAAGCgatatccaccacatccGTGAGGTGCtcggcgaggagggcaaggagatTCAGATCATTGCCAAGATTGAGAACCAGCAGGGTGTTAACAACTTTGATGAGATTCTGGATGCCACTGATG GTGTTATGGTCGCCCGTGGTGACCTCGGTATTGAGATCCCCGCCCCCAAGGTCTTCCTTGCACAGAAg atgatgatctccaaaTGTAATATGGCTGGCAAGCCCGTCATCTGCGCCACGCAGATGCTCGAGTCGATGACATACAACCCACGCCCGACTCGCGCCGAGGTGTCGGATGTTGCCAACGCCGTCCTCGATGGTGCCGACTGTGTCATGCTGTCCGGCGAGACCGCCAAGGGCAACTACCCATGCGAGGCCGTGACCATGATGCACGATACCTGTCTGCTGGCCGAGGTCGCTATCCCGCACTTCCAGGTATTCGACGAGCTGCGCACCCTGGCTCCCCGTCCCACCGAGACTTCCGAGTCgatcgccatggctgccgTCAGTGCCAGTCTGGAGCTGAATGCTGGCGCCATTGTCGTCCTGACCACCAg TGGTAAAACCGCCCGCCTGCTGTCGAAGTACCGCCCCGTCTGCCCGATTCTGATGGTCACTCGCAACGCACGCGCCTCTCGGTATTCGCACCTGTATCGCGGCGTCTggcccttcctcttcccggAGAACAAGCCCGATTTCAACGTCAAGATCTGGCAGGAGGATGTCGACCGCCGTCTGAAGTG GGGTATCGGCCACGCTCTGAAGATGGGCCTGATCAACAAGGGCGATCCCATCGTCTGCGTTCAGGGCTGGCGCGGCGGCATGGGCCACACCAACACCGTGCGTGTCGTgcccgccgaggagaaccTGGGTCTGGATCCCGAGCTCAACTAG
- a CDS encoding uncharacterized protein (ID:PFLUO_004310-T1.cds;~source:funannotate) — translation MNPVTRSDDDSDILEGLPSTTHTYHWKGSQHFNNVIDQEYKWFQGDQTGEYSEWVAFTGLNATTFARRFTDCSDLSKSWKSYSPSQQTLLVKMPLPVHGHAHQKFLHRILSSLNNDYLVDRLQYYPNVKVEGQTKAKMPDNGLGPFERPSKGSNKWPTVVIEIGVSECLPKLQSDAEWWINNSNGDVKIVLTMSINRKTPKITIMKWEWAADKSKCSAMQTITIWKEQAGNANTTRMSGAPLSIEFNKLFLREPVSPTEHDIRMDENDLRNLARSIWRVQEF, via the coding sequence ATGAATCCGGTCACAAGGAGCGATGACGATAGCGATATACTGGAGGGTCTTCCAAGCACGACCCATACATATCACTGGAAGGGGAGTCAGCACTTCAACAATGTGATTGACCAGGAATATAAATGGTTCCAAGGCGACCAGACAGGCGAATATAGTGAATGGGTGGCATTCACTGGTCTCAATGCGACGACGTTCGCCCGCAGGTTTACAGACTGCTCAGACCTGAGCAAGTCCTGGAAGTCGTACAGTCCCTCTCAACAAACACTCCTCGTCAAAATGCCGCTCCCTGTGCATGGACACGCCCACCAAAAATTTCTTCACAGAATCCTCTCGTCCTTGAACAACGATTACCTTGTAGACAGGCTACAATACTACCCAAATGTCAAGGTGGAGGGGCAAACGAAGGCGAAGATGCCTGACAATGGACTGGGGCCCTTCGAACGTCCTTCGAAGGGCTCGAACAAATGGCCCACTGTCGTGATTGAGATCGGAGTCTCAGAATGCCTGCCCAAGCTACAATCCGATGCGGAATGGTGGATCAACAATTCCAATGGCGATGTTAAGATTGTTTTGACCATGTCGATCAACCGCAAAACGCCCAAGATTACGATCATGAAATGGGAATGGGCGGCGGATAAGAGCAAGTGCTCCGCCATGCAGACGATCACAATCTGGAAGGAACAGGCCGGGAATGCCAACACGACTCGGATGAGCGGCGCGCCACTCTCAATCGAATTCAACAAGCTCTTTCTTCGGGAGCCGGTTTCCCCAACCGAGCACGATATCCGGATGGATGAGAACGATCTACGCAATCTGGCGCGCAGTATCTGGAGGGTCCAGGAATTCTGA